A stretch of the Synechococcales cyanobacterium T60_A2020_003 genome encodes the following:
- a CDS encoding HD domain-containing protein has product MQSWLTLPRSTSSSRTYHDPLHGAIVLDRRDPVEALLIQLIDTPEFQRLRRIRQLGPASLTFHGAESSRFTHSLGVMAIARRAFDGIAARYPELLPHRATVLCAALLHDIGHGPFSHTCEEIFSCHHERWTQRILEESDGVRSLLTGFHPDLLADILQVYQKEHPIPFVWQLVSSQLDCDRLDYLMRDSYATGASYGKLDLDRILLALEFDPTQQILVVKQKGITAIEHYLIVRYFMYAQIYNHPKNIAATWILRHAFGRAQELLMLNHSPFCDDTMTVWLGGDCDRMALAHYLAADDGVFTYHLQRWQTHPDPILADLCQRYVNRDLFKAYDVTHLSTEHQNELLTQVRQSLTGQGYPAEYYAGLRTSWSRGYTLYQRGIKLQAGTELQELSDRSPLVKTITQPQQRHWLICPREAMHGLPKTGYYIKPA; this is encoded by the coding sequence ATCGTCCTCGATCGGCGCGATCCAGTCGAAGCGCTCTTAATTCAGCTCATTGATACGCCCGAATTTCAACGGTTACGGCGAATTCGTCAACTAGGGCCTGCGAGTCTGACGTTTCATGGGGCGGAGTCCTCGCGGTTTACCCATTCCCTCGGTGTCATGGCGATCGCCCGTCGCGCTTTTGATGGCATTGCTGCTCGCTATCCCGAACTGTTGCCCCATCGAGCGACGGTGCTGTGTGCAGCCCTCCTCCACGACATCGGGCATGGCCCCTTTAGCCACACTTGCGAAGAGATCTTTAGCTGTCACCATGAGCGTTGGACCCAGCGAATTTTGGAAGAATCGGACGGGGTGCGATCGCTTTTGACGGGCTTTCATCCCGATTTGCTAGCGGATATTCTCCAGGTTTATCAAAAAGAGCATCCGATTCCCTTTGTGTGGCAGTTGGTGTCGAGTCAACTCGATTGCGATCGCCTAGATTACTTGATGCGAGACAGCTATGCAACCGGGGCATCCTACGGCAAGCTGGATTTGGATCGGATTTTGCTGGCACTGGAGTTCGATCCGACGCAGCAAATTCTGGTGGTGAAGCAAAAGGGAATTACCGCCATTGAGCATTACCTGATCGTGCGGTACTTCATGTACGCCCAGATTTACAACCATCCCAAGAATATTGCCGCCACCTGGATTCTGCGCCATGCCTTTGGACGAGCCCAAGAACTTCTAATGCTCAATCACAGCCCCTTTTGTGATGACACAATGACCGTTTGGCTCGGCGGAGATTGCGATCGCATGGCCTTGGCGCATTACCTAGCTGCCGATGATGGCGTGTTTACCTATCACCTTCAGCGGTGGCAGACTCATCCCGACCCCATCCTGGCTGATCTCTGTCAGCGCTATGTGAATCGGGATTTATTCAAAGCCTACGATGTGACCCACCTCAGCACCGAACACCAAAATGAATTGCTCACCCAAGTACGTCAAAGCCTGACAGGACAGGGATACCCTGCGGAATACTACGCGGGATTACGAACGTCCTGGAGTCGAGGCTATACCCTCTATCAACGCGGCATCAAACTTCAAGCAGGGACAGAACTCCAGGAATTGAGCGATCGCTCTCCCTTGGTGAAAACCATTACCCAACCGCAGCAGCGCCACTGGCTGATTTGCCCCCGTGAAGCCATGCACGGGTTGCCGAAAACGGGGTATTATATCAAGCCTGCTTAA